CGACAACGAGGCCGCAGGCGCCACCCGCGACGACCTCAAAGGCGCGGCATCGACTCAGACGCCCCCGCCATTGCCCGCGTCGTCCCGCTCCCCATCGAGGAGCTGGCAGAACGCGGGCGCAATCCGGCACACGAGCGATGGAAGCGGTGTGACTGCCTAGAGGATCCGACTGAGCAGGGGGATGGCGTAGACATCCTCAGGCCGGTCGACGGCCTCGCGGAGCTTCTGGACGGCGCGGCGCGCGTTAACCTCGCGCACCTCACCCGTAATTGCCACCGTGAAGTCGCCCTCGGCGCTGAGGCGGAAGACCTCCTCGGCATCGGCGTAGCAGGTCCGCAACGTATCCACGAGCAGCTTCTTGCGCCCGCGCTTGACGCCGGGCACGCGCAGGCTGTAGCGCCGCTCGACGGTGGACGTGTCGGCGAGCGGCAATGCTTTCTTGAGGTCTGGCCACCCCGGGTTGACGATCTCGGCGCCTATCGTGATGGTCCTGGCGATCTCGATCACGTCGGCCGCCACCGCGCTTGCCGTCGGGATCATACCTGCGCCCTTGCCGAACAGCCGCACCTCGCCGACGAAGTCGCCATGGAGTTCGATGCCATTGAATGCCCCATCGACCTGTCCAAGATGGTAGGCCTTCGGCACGAGCATTGGACCGACGCGCACGTCGTACGCGACGTCCGCCCCGCGAGTGCCTTCCTCACACGCGTGCGCCATGGCGATGAGCTTGACGTGATGGCCCATGCGCTCGGCGGCCGCGATGTCGGCCGGCGTGATCCGCGTAATGCCCTCGATGGGGATCTTTGTGAAGTCACACCACTGACCGAACGCGAACGTCGAGAGCAAGGAGATCTTGTGCGCTGCGTCCGTCCCGTTCAAATCGAGCGACGGATCGAGCTCGGCGTAGCCTTCCTTCTGCGCCACCTTGACCGCATGCTCGAGGTCCATCCCCTCGCTCGCCATGCGAGTGAGCACGAAGTTCGACGTCCCGTTGAGGATGCCTGTGATCGAGTCGATCCGGTTTGCCCGTAATGACTCGGTGAGCACCTCCACCACGGGCATTCCGCCGCCGACGGCCGCCTCGAACCGCACGAGCACGGCCGCCCTTCGGGCGGCTTCGAGAATCTCGCGGCCATGCGTGGCGAGCAGCGCCTTGTTCGCCGTCACGATGTGCTTGCCCGCGGCGATCGCTTCGAGCACGATGTCCTTGGCCACCGTCGTGCCGCCGACCGTCTCGACGACGATTCGGATACGCGGATCCGAGATCACGCTTGCCGAGCTCGTCGTCATCAACTTGCGGTCGACCCGGAACGCGCGCGGGCGATCGAGGTCGATGTCGCACACCGCGCGCAGGCCAAGCTCGATGCCGTAGCGCTCGCGGTAGAGCTTCGACTTCTCGATCAGGTTCTTGGCCGTGCCCGAACCGACCGTGCCGAATCCGATAATACCGACGCCGACCTGCGCCACGAGCCGCCTCCGGTTGCGTAAAACGATCGAGTACACCCTCAAGCAAGAACTGGGCCGGGAGAGTCGCACGTCGAGTCGCGCCTGTCAAGCACACCGGGAAGGCAGGAGGAGGGGGGAACAGCGGCGCCTCGGTCTGATCCGGGCAATCCGCACAGATCAGGAGTTCATCCCCGAACATCAACCTCATCGACGACGCCGACGATGACCGACCGCACGGGTGCCTGAGCGTCGCCCACCATCTGGCGTCCCGAGTTGCCCTCGTTAACCACGAGTACGCGGTCGCCCATGCCCGCGTTGACGAAGTCGAGCGCGATGTACGAGTTGCCGTGCTCGCGTCCGTCGAGGCCGAGCGGCTGCACCACGAGCAGCTTGTGCCCGTCATAGACCGGGTGGCGCACTGTTGCCACCACGTTGCCGATCACACGTGCGATGTGCATGACTCAAGTCCCATTTGGACACGTCACGGACGTATCACCGTCAGGCGGCATGTCGAGGCGCTGTCGCATGTCAAAGATGATGTAGTCCCTTGTTTCTTGATAGACCGCGTAGCGCCTCTCCAACAAGGCGGCCAGATCAGGCTGTTCACGGTACTCCCCGAGCCATCCGATGATGAAGAACTCGGGGGCCTCTTCTCTGATCATCTTGTCGAGGCGCTCCTCTGCGCTCATATCCGGGAGCCCGATATCCCGTAGCACCTTCAGATCGCCTCGAGTATACCAACGGCTCCCCGCGAGCTTCGCGTGGTAGGTGAGGATCGCACCGTAATAGTAGTCGAGACTGATGGTCTTCATACTATGGTTCACGACCGTGCCGATTTCCTTGCGGACCGCGATGTCGTGTTGATACTTCGGATTCGCCCGTTCCCACACGAGCGGTTCAACAGAGACCAAGATCATTACGACCAGCGCACTCCACGTGACCAAGCGCTGCCATCTCGGATTCGGTAAGTGGCGAAGCCAGTCCAAGAGCAACTTGATGAGCGGGACAAGACTGAGAGCAGAGATGGGGATCAGCATGAGCTGATACCGATCGTGCGTGTAGATCTTCCACGAGAAGGTCAGGCCAAGGACGATGTAGCCGATCCAAAGCCCGAGCAGCATCGCCCGGAAACGCTTGACCGGACACAGAAAGGCGCCCAACAATCCCCCAGCAACGAGCGGGAACCCAATCCGCGACCCGATCTTCTCAAGCCAGCCGTGCCAGAAAAGGGGATACAGGTACAACGAAGGTCGGAAATTCCTCTCGGCTACCCAGTGAATATACGTCTCCGAAAACATCCGGTGGGTGACATAGAACAGCGTTGGGATCGCAACGACGACGAAGAAGAACACGTAGCGCCATCTCACGCATCGCGCGACCGACTTCTCATGCTGGAGCATCAACGCGATGAAGGCCACAAAAACCGGACACGCATTGACCCCCGGTTTGAGGAACACGGCCACAGCAGAGACTGCTGCCGCGCCGACCAGCCAGCCCCATGATTGCCTCTCAGAATACGAGTAGATGGTCCAGAGACTGACCAGCAGGGAGAAGATGAGCAATGGACCGGGAATCAGGCCTCGACTTCCTTGAATCCCGTATGGGGCAAAAAGGTACAGGACTGTTGAGAGAAACGCCGCATCCCGAGACGCAACTCGACGGACCAGGCTATGGAGGAACGCTCCGCCGATGACCCAGAAAAGGATCGACCAGGAACGCGCGAGCCAGAGGTGCTCGCCGCCGACGATGGCATAGACGCACGCAGAAAGGTGCTCAATAATCGGCGGTTCGAGAAACGGTGTGGCCACCAGATTCGCCGCGGCAACTTCGCGTTCCCACTTCGGGATGGACTCGTTATCCCGGTAGTAGAACGCGCGGGCAATGAGGGCGGACCGGTACTGGCGCTGACAGTCGATCTCGATTCGCTCGGCGTGGTAGTCCATCGGCGGGCTGGAAATCCGGTCGAACCGAACGGCAAGCGCCGCGACAACAAATGCGCCGATCACGAGAAACCGGGCCCATCGTCTGCGCGGGAGAAGAGACGATCGTGCAGACTCATCCGGCGTGTTTGATGCCACCATCATTCCTCGTCGTCTCCTTTCGGCAGCCTCGTGACGTGGTCTTGGTCGATGCGCTTCCTGATGTCGTAGATGATGCAATCGGCCGTGTCATGGAGTTTGTGGTATTGTGTCTCAAGAAGCGCGCGAAGGTCTGGCTGGTTCGAGAAGCCCTTGATGATGAGGATGACAAAACAGTCGGCGCAATGCGCCTGCCTCTTCTCGTCGAGGAGCTTCGCCGTGGAGGGGAAAGGCACTCCCAAACGTCTGCGGGTTTCGATGTCGTGGCTCGTCGGCCACCACGAGCCGGCTACGCCCCCGCAATAACGCAGGATGTCGCCATACTCCAGGTCCAGGATGATCGTTCTATCGCTGTGATTAATCAGCTCCCCGACCTCACGCCGCACATCGGCAGCGTGTTTGTCCGACCTGTTGGTGTTGGTCCAAAGCACCGGCTCTACGGCGTCGGCAACGGCAACAAGTATTGCACCCCGTGCGGCCACTGGGATCTCCAGCTTACGCGTGCGCTCCAGTCCATCTGCCCCGATGCGATGCCCCTGGTCGGACGCGTCGTATGCTCGAATCCAGTAGAAGGACTGGGCCAGAACAGCCGAACGGAGTTGGCGTTGCGCGCTGAAATCCAGGGGTGGTCCTGCTGTCCTGTAAGCTTGGACGGCGAGGGTCGCCATGCAGAAGACAAGGAGGAGTACAAGACGCCAGAGCTGGCTGGAAGGCAGGAGAACGGTTGGGCCATTGTTCAGAGCACCCTCTGGTTTTGAGACGTGCAACGCGACACCTCTGAGCCGGTCAACCATGGTGTGATCTGAAGACACCGCGTGGATGCTTACGTTTGAGGCGCTCGGTGATCGGCACGAACCAGTCGCCGGCGAGCCGGCCAATCGGGCTGAACTTCGTCACGTCCGGCTTGCCGCGCGTGAGGAGGGCATCGTCGACGTGAATGACGACCACCTTGCCGATCGTGAGCACGTTGCCGCCCTTCTGGGTCAGTTTGCTCAGCGGAATCTGGCGCCACAGGCGGCACTCGAGGCTCACGGGCGACGCGGCGATCCGCGGCGGATGCACGGCCGACGATTTCACCGTCTTGAGCCTGGTCATTTCGAGCTCGCTCACTTCACTCGTGTGGTGTCCGCTCGCCGCCACCACATCGTTGAGCAATTCCTCGGTCACCACGTTGACGACGAACTCGTTCGACGTCTCGATGTTGAGCACCGTGCAGATCTTGCCGAGCTCGCGCGTGCCGGCGCTGAACGCCACCATCGGCGGGTCTTCGTTGACGACCGTGAAGAAGCTGTGCGGCGTTGCCCGGACAATGCCCTCAGGGCTCACCGTCGTGATGAACGCGATCGGCCGCGGCACGACAACCGTCTCGAGAATCTCGTACGCCCGTTTCGGTGAGAGGTCTTCTGCCTTGTAGATCATCCTCGTGCTCCCAGGGTGTATCCATTCCCGTCAGTACGCGGCCGTGTCTCGCGACGGCCTTATCCATCCTCCCGCTTCTCGCGGATCGCCATGAGCATCGGCCAGTTGCCGAGCACGTACTCGATGCCGGAGAAGAAAGTCACCAACGTCGCCACGAGCATGAGCCACCACGAGATCGTCTGCACTCTGATCCACGCCGGCTCCCACCCGACGATCTGCGTGAACACCACCAGCGCGATGATCAGGTTGACCACCGTGCCCTGGACGATGGCCTTGAGCTTGCCGCTCCAGCGCGCCGCGATCACCACGTTGCTCAGCACCCCGAAGTTACGCAGCACGGCCACCGTAATGTCGCGGTAGAAAATGATGGCCAGCATCCAGATTTCGGCTAGCCCGCTCGCCAGGAAGCACAGGAACGCCGTGAACCGGAACATCGTGTCGGCGAACGGATCGAGCAGCTTGCCGATATTGGTTACGATCCGCCACCGCCGCGCCAGCCGCCCGTCGAGCAGGTCGGACGCCTCGGCCAGCACCACGACAACGAATGCGCCGATCAGCCACCCGTTCGGCGCCGGCCTGGCCGTCCCGCCCGTACGAACGAGCATCCCGCCAGCGTACCAGAACGCGACGAAGATCGGGCTCAGCACGATGCGAATCGCCGTAATGGAATTCGGGAGGTTCATACCAGTCCTCTCACACCCGCCTCACGGCGAGAATGTACGCGACCCGCGTAATGCTGTCAATGACGAGCAGGAGCCCAGATCGTCGAAAAGAGCTGGCTGGCCGGCTGGATAGACTCGTATCAGCCCTGCCAGGGACGTGTGGGAATAGCTGCGGGCGCAAGCCCGTGGGGCAAGGCCAAACGAAGCATCCCGAGCTCCCTTGAGGGGCGATTGATCCCTCGCCTCGACGAGAAAGGCCCATCATCCGGAAACCTGAGCGCGGCCGGATGTGCAGGCAAGGAGGGGGTAGAGGAGCAGCGGAATCCGATACGCAGGTAAGAGGAGAGCAGGGAGCCCGCCTTTTACGCCCGGTTCTGTTCCATCCTTCCTCGTTCCTGCTTCCGCTCTCTCCTCTGCCCGTTCACGTGTTCGCCTCCCAACCGCTTCCACTAAAGCGTTGACACCTGAGCAGCCTTCTCCTAAACATGGCGCTCTGTCGATGGCCCAGGGGGCCGACACGACGAGACACAGCCATCTGGAGGCATCACGGTGGAGCGCACGCTGACAAATCAGGCCAAGGAGCATATCGGCCACACGATCCTGCTCAAGGGGTGGGTGCATCGCATCCGCGCGCTCGGCGCGGTCAACTTCCTCATTCTGCGAGACCGCAAGGGCCTTATCCAATGCGTGTGCGACAAGAAGACCATCGACCTGGTCGGCGTCGGCCACGAATCCGTCGTTGAGGTCGAGGGCGAGGTCAAGGCCGACGAGCGCGCCTTCGGCGGCGTCGAGATCGTGGTCAGGAAGCTCAGCGTCATCGTCGCCGTCAAGGAGACGCCGCCCATCGAGGTCAACCAGAAGCTCGAGATCAGCAAGCTGGGCCTCGAGACCATGCTCAACTACCGGCCGATCAGCCTGCGCCACCTCGACGTTCGCGACATCTGGCGTGTCGAGGCGGAGTTCATCTGGGCCTTCCGCGAATATCTCAAGAGCGAGGGCTTCATGGAGGTCAAAACCTCGAGGATCGTCGGCGGCGCCACCGAGGGCGGTGCCAACGTCTTCGAGATCAAGTACTTCGGGCGCAAGGCGTACCTGGCTCAGTCACCGCAGTTCTACAAGCAGATCATGGTCGGCAGCGGCTTCGAACGCGTATTCGAGGTCGGCATGGTCTACCGCGCAGAGCCGCATGCGACAGCGCGCCACCTTAACGAGTACATGTCGCTCGACTACGAGATGGGCTTTATTCGCGACGAGCAAGACGTGATCGACATGGAGATCGCCTGCCTCAAGCACATGTTCAGGCACGTCGAGGCCACCTGCGCCGATGTGCTCGAGAAGTTCGGCGTCAAGGTGCCCACCTTTGAGACCATCCCGCGCATCAAGCTCAAGGAAGCGTTCCAGATCCTCATTGATGAGTTCGACTACAAGCAGGAAGACGTCCACGACCTCGACCCCGAGAGCGAGCGCCTGCTCTGCCAGCACTTCGGCAAGACTCACGGCGCACCGCTCGTCTACGTGTCGAACTACCCGATCGAGAAGCGGCCCATGTACACCATGCCCGACTTCGACGACCCCGGCACAACGCGTTCGTTCGACCTGCTTTACAATGGGCTCGAGATCACCACGGGCAGCCAGCGTATCCACGAGTATCAGATGCTCGTCGACAACATGCGCAAGTTCGGTCTCAACCCGGACGATTTTTCCGACTATCTGATGACCTTTAAGTACGGCATGCCGCCGCACGGCGGGCTCGCCATCGGCGCCGAGCGCATCACCGCGCGCCTGCTCGAACTGCCTAACATCCGTGAGGCGTCGCTCTTCCCGCGCGACCTCAACCGCACGACGCCCTAGCGGGGCGCTGCGCCCCTGAGCAGACGTCACCTGGAGCGCATCGCGCCCTCTCGTTCCTGGCACAGAACGTGCATTTCCGACCGCCGAGGTCGTGATATGCCAACGGACGACGCCCAGACGGTCAACATTGCCGACATGGTCGGGGAAGCCGCCTCCATCCTGGAAGCGCTCCCGCAGCCTGCCTTCATCAAGGACGCCGCCTCCGTCTACCTCTGGGCCAGCAAGGCCTGGGCTGGCCTGATGGGACTCGATCCTGCCCAGATCGCCGGCAAGACTGACGCCGAGCTCTTCCCGTCCGAGGTGGGGCTGGCCCACAGCGAGCCGGCCCGGTGCGCGCTCCGGTCGGGTCATTCCTGTCAGAAAGTCATCGTCCTGGAGATGCACACCCGCGGCAAGCAGCATGTCCAGGTCACCGCCTCGCCGATCCCCGGGCCTGACGGCATCCCGATCGGCGTGCTTGGCACGGCACGCGACGTCACCGAGTCGTTCGAGCCGGCCGGCGAGCTCCCGAGCGCCACCGGCTACCGCGACGCTATGGCGCTCTGCACCCGCTCGCTGCTCATGTCCACGGCCTCCGGCGAAGCCATCACCCGCTTTCTCCAGCACTTGGGCGAGATCAGCCGCGTCCACGCCGTCACTGTCTTCGAGCACTTCACCACGCCTGAGGGCGAGCTGTGCTTCCGGCCCCGCTACAACTGGACCAGTCGGGCATGCAGACGCACCTGCCGCGAACGCGCCGCCGGCGCCTACGGCCCCTGGCTGGTGCGCTGGCACGAGATGCTCTCGATGGGGCTGCCCGTGCAGGGCACGCTCGAGACGCTCCCGCCCGAGGAGAGCGCTGTCCTGGCCGACGAAGGCATTCAGTCCGTCCTGCTCTTGCCGCTCGAGGTCAACGGCCGCGCCTGTGGCTTCATCCGCCTGGTCCACTGCGCGGAGCCGTACCACTGGGATGATGCCGAGGTTCAACTGCTCTCAATCGCCGCCGAAAGCCTCAGCGCCTTCCTGATGCGCATGGAGTCCGACAAGGCGCTCCGCGCCAAGATCGAGGAGCAGGAAGCCCTCTGGCGAGCCACGCCCGACCTGCTCCATATCAAGGACAAGGACTCGGTCTACATCATGGCGAACCGAGCCTTCGCCGAGTTCCTCGGCACCCCCCTCGATGAGATCGCCGGCAAGACCGACTTCGATCTCTTCCCCTGCGACAAAGCGAGCAAGTTCCGCGGCGAGGACCGCGCCGTCCTCGAGACCGGTGTCACGCTCCGCAACCTCGACGAGACGCTCGTGGGCGCAGACCATCAGCCCATCCGTGCCATCACAACCAAGGTACCGCTGCGCGACGCGAACGGCGCCGTAACCGGGGTCATTGGGATCACGCGTGACGTGACCGAGCGGGCCGAGCTCGAACGGCAGGTCCGTTTGGCGCAGAAAATGGAATCGATCGGCACGCTCGCCGCGGGCGTCGCGCACGACTTCAACAACCTGCTCACCTCGATCCTCGGCTTCGCCCATCTCTCCCTGCCCAGGCTCGACGAGGCCGATCCCGTGCATCGCTACATGAGCCACGTCGTGAGCGCCGGCACCCGCGCCCAGGACCTCGTGCGACAGCTTCTTACCTTCAGTCGCCAAGTCGAGGCCGAACGCAGGCCGATCCTGCTCACGCCCATCCTCAAGGAGACCGTCAAGTTCCTCCAGAGCACCCTGCCGGCCAATGTCGAGATCGTCACCCGCTTCCCCGAGGACGTGCCGCGTATCGAGGCCGATCCAACCCACATGCACCAGGTGCTGATGAACCTGTGCGTCAACGCCGCCCATGCCATGCCCGACGGCGGTACACTGACCCTGCAGCTCGACGTTGACATCTGCACGACGGCACCTCCAGCCGGCAACGCGCCGGCACCCCGCTGGGTCGTGCTGAAGGTTCGGGACACCGGCTGCGGCATGGACGAGGCAACCCGGACCCGCATCTTCGAGCCGTTCTTCACCACAAAGGCACCGGGGACCGGCACCGGCCTGGGCTTGTCGACCGTCTACGGCATTGTCGAGGACACCGGCGGCACCATCGAGGTGGAGTCCGCGCCCGGCCAGGGCACGACCTTCACTATCCGAATGCCCGCGGCGGCCGAGGGCGCGCGAGTCGAGGACAAGGAGGAACACACGCCCTCCAGGGGCGGGACCGAAACCGTGCTGCTTGTCGAGGATCAGCCCGACGTGCTCGAGCTCGGACGCGAGACCCTCGAGCAGGCCGGCTATACCGTCCTCACCGCCGCCGACGGCGCGGAGGCGCTCTCGATCTACGAACAACGCGGTACTGAGATCGACCTGCTCGTTACCGACGCCACCATGCCGCGCATGACGGGCACCCAGCTCATCCATCACGTGCTGATGGCCCTCAGAAGCGACGCCAAGATTGTGCTCTGCAGCGGGCACATCGTCCGCGAGGACGACCGCCGCACCATCGAGCAGGCCGGCGGGACGATCCTCCACAAGCCCTTCATCCCTGCTCAGCTCCTCGCTGCCGCCCGCCACGTGCTCGATGCGCAGCCGGCCGTACGAGAGCCTTGACCGCAGCATGTTCCTCTCCCTAGAATGAGGAGGCTGGAACAAGCCAGTGGCTGGCCGGGGTGAAGCCATGAGACAAGGACTAGCCTGTACGATCCTGCTCGTCGGGGGACTCCTCCTCTCGGGATGTCTCAGCTCCTACTCGAGGGAGTATGTAACGCGGATTACCATTAACTCGGAGCCGCAGGGGGCCGAGTTCCGCCCGTGTATGGTTAGCGGACAAACCGGCCCTGTTATTGCCACGACGCCTTTTGCCATGAACGTCTGTGTGAAGGTGTTCGGCAGCGGGATGGTGGAAGACGCACACTCCCGGGTCTGGGGATCGGCGGGCACGGTTGTGGCCCCCTTCAGCAGTTGGTCTTTGGCTAGGGGCAACGTCTACAACCTGGCCCTGTCCGGCTTTGTCGAGAAAGAAGGCCACGAACGGGTCCGCTTCCACGAGATCCATCACAACAAGGACCTGGACTCCGATTTCACGCTCCCGTACCAGGGCATCGCCGAGTTCTCGAACCGCAAAGCCCCGCCCCGCTGCATTACCGTGACGGTTCAGCTCATCCCCGCGAGCAACGCGCCGTCCGCCGCTGCCAAGAGAGAGCAGCCCGCGCAGTTGGCCGTCTCCTACGACCGCGCCGATGCAATCCCGCCGCGTCTGGGTACGCTCGTTGTCACCAGTGATCCCCCGGGCGCTCTCGTCTATGTCGATGACAAGCTCGTGGGCGAGACCCCCTGCACGCTGACTCCTTTTGACGGTTTCTACGACGTGCACGTTGTAGACCAGGAACGAGGTGAGTACCGGCAGACGGTTCGGGTCGTCGCCGACACCGAGGTCTGTGTCCAAGCGTCTTGCACGCCGCCGGGCCAGTAGCTGCGAGCATTCCACCGCGTCACCAGCAGAGGCAGCGGCCCTGCACCCCGTGTCCCCCGTCTTTAGTGTGCGCGATCAGGGTCTGCGATGCGGTGGCCCCGCTATTCTGTCGGGGCCTCGCCGCCAAAACGCTGCGGCGAGATCATGTTCCCGAATCGCGCGCTGGCGTCGAGAAGCCGCTCACGTTGTTCGGCCAGGATGCGGAGCAACTCGGGCGGAGCATCGGCGACGTGTTCGCGATGAAACTTCTCGACGCGGTCCAGTTTTGCCAGGTTCTCTTCGACGCGGATGGTGAACTGCCTCTCATAGTCCTCGGGCGTGTACTCCTGGTTGAGGACTTCCCTGAACAGGCGGCGAAGGTCCTCGAAGCACGGAATGCTGCCGGTCGGGGTGTGAACGCAGCCCACCTCGTCGTGCACGCGCAACTCCATCCACTTGACCCAGACGTGCTTGTCGCGGATGCCGTTGACGAATCGGCCTTCCTTGTCGCGCAGGAAGTAGTTGACGCCGAACACGAGCGGCGGTCTCCCGAGCCTTCCGCCGAACTCCAGGTTGTTGCGGATGTATTTGCCGAGCGAGATGGCCACGAAGTCCTGAATGCTCATCAGGTTGATCTCGGGCACGCCCTCCCGGCCGACGGTGGCAAAGGTGGTCTCCGTCTCGAGCGAAGCGCCGTAGGCGATGATCCCGTGTTGCCATGAGAAGCTCTGCTGGCAGGGGACATAGGCTTTGGCGTCGCGCCCGCCGTACATGATTCCGGCCAGCGGGACCCCCTGGGCGTTGTCCAGTTCCTGGTCGCAGTTGGCCATTGCCTTGAGCGACAGGGCGTACCGGGCGTTCTTGTGGGCGCACGGAATCTCGACGCCCTTTGCGTCTTTCTTCCCTTTGTGCCAGCGACCGGAGAAGTTCTCGCCGTCAGCCGGGACGTCGACGCCCATGCCGAGCCAGTACGGCCTTCCGTCCTTGACCAGCACGTTAGAGAAGACCACGTCGCCGGGTTTCGTCAGCGCGTCCCAGATCGCCGGGTCGTCTTTGGCGTTGACATTCTGAAGAATACCGAAGATGCCCGCTTCGGCGTTGGCCGCCATGCAGCGGTCACCGACGGCACGGAGGTAGGCGATGTCGTCTCCGAGGATGGTTTCGCCACGGAGCATGGCCGTCGAGGTCTTGCCGCACGCGCTGGGGAACGCGCCGGCCAGGTACGTCTTGCGTCCGCCGGGCCCGCGCACCCCCAGGAGGAACATGTGCTCAGCCAGCCACCCCTCGCGGTCCG
This is a stretch of genomic DNA from Verrucomicrobiota bacterium. It encodes these proteins:
- a CDS encoding phosphoenolpyruvate carboxykinase (GTP); translated protein: MNTHLERLKSRVDAESLRRLAAIENELLHAFIADAVELCMPEAVWVSTDSAEDIAYGRRMAIELGEEKALAVPGHTVHFDGMEDQGRDREVTRYLVPQTDTLSKAVNQIEREEGLAEVRGLLEGAMKGRTMIVRFMTLAPADSDFSIPCVECTDSFYVSHSVSLLYRPGYELFKRLGAAARPFATLHSSGKLDDRMVSSEPDKKRIYIDYTTDTVYSVNTQYAGNTVGLKKLALRLAIRKADREGWLAEHMFLLGVRGPGGRKTYLAGAFPSACGKTSTAMLRGETILGDDIAYLRAVGDRCMAANAEAGIFGILQNVNAKDDPAIWDALTKPGDVVFSNVLVKDGRPYWLGMGVDVPADGENFSGRWHKGKKDAKGVEIPCAHKNARYALSLKAMANCDQELDNAQGVPLAGIMYGGRDAKAYVPCQQSFSWQHGIIAYGASLETETTFATVGREGVPEINLMSIQDFVAISLGKYIRNNLEFGGRLGRPPLVFGVNYFLRDKEGRFVNGIRDKHVWVKWMELRVHDEVGCVHTPTGSIPCFEDLRRLFREVLNQEYTPEDYERQFTIRVEENLAKLDRVEKFHREHVADAPPELLRILAEQRERLLDASARFGNMISPQRFGGEAPTE